GATGAATAAAAATTTCAGCAACTAAAGatctttttttctcgaatacgcaggagatCTGTCACTACATTAAGAATACAAAGAGTATAACACGCCCAAAACACACGCACACCCACTAAGATTACTATGAGAAAAAAAAGCTTACTTCTTTACCCATATAGTCATTGTACATTGGATAGTTGGATGTAAGAAACAGATTAATTAAAACTCAAAAATCTGTCATAAAAGTATTATGGCATGCTAGTCACAGTAATAAGGAAACAAGGCACAAGATCATTAGCTCCATGATTCAAACTATGTTAATCAGAAAATACTGTTACAAAATAAGTACAATATTACCTGTGGAACAGCACAATCAGCATGTGCAGGATCCCAAAGAAGACAAGAAAAACAGTCCCAATCATCTGTCTGTACAACATATAGGGGTGCCCTGCAGGATATACCACGAGATAATAGTTACAATGTACCTTCATAAATGCCGAATATATGAACAAGAGAAagtaaaatttatattttatattgCATAAAACTTCCATATTTTCAGTGAACAAGAACAAAGTTTAGTTCAAAGCAAGTTAGGGTAGCCTAGATTTGAAACTTGAAACCCAACATGAACCACCAACAGAAAGGGAAATGACAGAGAAAAGGAACATAAATATACGTAAGGCACCAATAATAGTGATGGAtatagagaaagaaaaaaaaaagaaactccaCCTATAAGGGGAAAGAAAGAGGAAACATAGCAAAAAAAAGGGATGCTCTGTACAGAAAGACAGGAGCATCTCAATTTTTCCAGTTACATACTTACATCAATAGCTTCATAACAAATGCAATCTAGGGAAAACAGTAGAACTGTACTAGAGATGCCAAATTTATTACATTTTAAAGAAGTTGATCGCCACTGGTTCTTTTAGTTTCACATGGGTGCCACACTGATTATATGAAATAACTTACCAAGTTATTACTCAGGGGAAAATTGCATTTTAAATTGTAATTTTGATCACAAATTAGCttcgggtgtgtttggttgaacTGTGGCTATGAAAAAAGCTGCTGTGAGCTGTGAGCTGTGGAAAAAGCTGCTGTGAGCTGGGAGCTATGTGAAAGCTGAAAGCCATTTAGTTCAAACAACTGTGAAACTGTACTTTGGAACAAAATGTTTGTAATGCCCCTGAAGTGAGACTGTTTATATACAAATTTGATGGTAAAGGTCTGTTGTTCACTGATTCACATATAAATGACCATATTTGgaaggaaaatttaattatttttaagTTTTGCATCCACCATTAACATATAATCCATATAAGTACAGAGATAGTATCCTTCACCATAAACTtaaggaaagaaaaataaaaacacaGCAGCCAATGTCACCATCTTGCTTCCAAAATTGCTTTTTTCAGGTTCGATTAGAAAAACTACTCTCCCTCTCATTTGAGGCAATGTCTGGTACTCTCTCATCTCTCTATTCTACTCTTCTATCTCATCTCGTCTCATCTCTCTGCTCTACTCTTCTCTCACCTCTCGTCTGCTGTCCTAACTTTCTCTGCATATGGGCTGGTGCCGCCCTACGTCGGCAGGCCATGCCTCGGCAGCGAGGCTGCATGAGTTGGTGACAGCAGTGGCAACACAAGCTCCAAGGCGCGGCTGcatgtgggtgggtgggtgtggggcagggggaggagctcgacaGAGGCGATTTGCGAAGCTCGTGTGGGTAGCAGCGACATGACGCTCGAGTGGCCAGCGGCGATGTGACTGAGCTCGCCGCGTCTCTGACTCCCATGCTCAACAAGGACAAGTGCTTCAGCAATGACTTGCTGGACCTCATTCAAGTGCTGCTCTCACAGGTCACGAAGACcaagtgtagcgaaaatggcctctcatgccatatttcaatataatattttggcgattgatgacacacacaacacttggactaatatgattattaagatgaacattctcaggcttttaggttcaagtgatgacaaagagaagataggcgtagcaaggcccgaagggccgcccctacgggggttagcggacgggggtcgaggggggggctgcccctcgcgggtctcagggcagcgccctgaaagctcttcggtgccgatgatgagcaaattgcactcatcggtgcaatgaatttagcaccggattaaccgacgttgagtgttttacactcaccggtgtaatggacttggaggtAGCAGGAGTTTTacaagcaccggttaaaccgacgatcaaggcaaaatgagcgtcggtgcagttgtccagagactccatttttccgGGGGTTTCTAAGCTTGcgctcaccggttgaaccgatgttagtttttgagagcgtcggtcgattgatcaagtagccgttggagtagtaacggctagttgctgggaaaatacactcactagttaaaccggtgataacaAAAActagagcgtcggtttaaccggcattaagggatttcgtcagcctttttcccaacggctagtttggaggGTTggactatatatatgccaccccacggcttttttgagagtgctggagactaaggaagtatacaagagcaaaagatcatctccaaccaccatagagcttcattgtacatcatataggcttaagcacacttgtgagagtgcttagtgcttgtttaggcttaattcttgagagaactagcttgagtgaaagccttgctgcggtaagcatcttgtgatccgtcgtgtgaccctccgacttggtgtggagaggcaacgacactttgtgcaggggaagaggagaccccctccttggtagagaagctccgtagtagttttcggctgggtgaccgagagagacggtggcggtgcacgagactcggtgtcttgtgggcacttgcctttgcttgccggcatcacCTTGGTGGcatagtgcaagacggtgatcggaagagcctcggtgtcccgtggacgtaggcgtttgtgccaaaccacgttacatgaccatgtctactcgggagtttgcatccttcttgcacttacctctttacttaccatattacgtttccgcatttactttatcttgcatgcctttactttcctaattAGTTTGTTTAggtttggctataggttgcaagtattttggggtaagtagagagtagcatagataaaccttagtcataactagcatgtgtaggacgtgttaggtttatcttatgcaaatagatcgagccctaggatagaaagcgattagcgaccctattcaccctctccccctctagggtcggacaccccggtgatccttacaccaagGATCTCGCCGGCGCGGCAAGCGCGATGTTGAGAAAGCTCACTGCAAGCGGCGCTGATGGCGATGCCGCCCAACACATCACAGCGCTTCTTGACGAAAAGACGGTGTTCTTCTCGATGAACCGAGGGACgtcagggaagggcaaggcgcAGGGGTGTCGAAGAGGAGAGGAGCGGCGCGCAGCGGAGGCTCATGTCGGCGGTGGCATGCAcgaggcggagggcggcgcggaAGGCCCATGATGGAGCTCGCCCTCGCCGAAGCAGAGCTGTGGCTGTGGCGGCAGCGCGACGGAGCTAGCGCGACAGCGCCGGGCTGGGGGAAAGAAAAGCCGAATCGTTTTCTTTCATGAAGAGTGGCAGGTGGGTAATTTCTTTGAAGTTGCCCACCTCCACAGTGAAGAAAAGCATTGGAGGAGCAGAGTTGAACTACAAAAAAGCTAACTTTGGGCAAAGGCTTCTATAGATTTTGGACCCTCGGTTGGCTTTTGGCTTTTGGCTTTTGGGGGGCAAAAGCCACAGCCAAAAGCCAAACCAAACAGACCCTTAGATTAAGTTGTCAATTTCTTTTTTAAAACAATACCAACAAGACATATATCTGGAAAATTACGTAACAGAAAATTTCATTACCTTCTCCATTTGCCACAGACAACTTGTTTGTCAAAGTCACCTGGATTTAAGGTCTCACGGCATTGTATCCAATTACCAATGGAAGATTGACTTTGATTACTTGTTTTGTGCAACTATGCAAACAAAAAACAAGCTTAAGAAAtcatttcaaataaaaaacaagCTTAAGAAACTTTGTATCAGGAACACTACTATTTCGAAGGTAGAAACTTACACTAAAATTAGTTAGTTCAGCATGGTCAAATTCAGAGGGCTCGTCAAAATACCCATCACTGCTGCACAAATaatttgaaaaatatataaatatgagtattgaaaatttaaaaaatggTCCAGGGAAAGCTGCTGGATGACAATGAAATAACATAACACAAGATATCAAAACACAGTTTATACATGTCATGGACGGCCTGGGTTCATGAGATGAGCAGCCCCCAGATCACTGCTTTAAATTCACACGGTTTCTTTATATGGAGTTACATGTTAAATGATTTGACTGATCAGAAAATTACAAAATATCCAATGTTGACTACTAGTCAGAAGTTGCACATAACAATAAATCAAATACTGGCTACTAGTCAGAAATGTAAATATGGAAAGGATGTACAaggcatgaaaaaaaaagacagcaGATAAAGTTCCAATGATAAAACATTCATCGTATGTTCTAAAATGGAAAGTAAGATTGATCCTTTTGAGATAATCGTCAGGTATCTATCAGATAGAATAGATAACTCCAATGATTTGGGAATACAGATAATATAAAACAATATACTGTAATTTTTTATAACTGATGATTTGGGAATACGGATAATCTAAATAATATACTGTAATTTATATATGATTCAGCTATGTAAGCATCCAATCCAAAAGAAGAGCATATCATACAAAATCATACATAAAAATGTCAAGATGATGTTTCTTGAACAAGAAATGAGATCATAGTGATCAAACAGTAAAAAAAGTGTAACAAATGCTCCTGCAAGAAATTAGCAACGTTCACAAACTGAAATTTGATATACAAGAAAATACATGACCCTTTTTATTAATGCAAATGTTAAACTAATGCCTTGCATAAGTAAGCACACCTGGAGGTTGGACCAGACCATTCTGGCACTTCTGCTTGAAAATCTCTACCAATTCGAACGCCAGTAACATATGGTTCAGCATCCTTAAGCATGTACTCTATATGACTCATGCCATGAGGCCTTTGGTTAGTATTCCTGGAAGGTTTGACCTTGccctccaagagtttgccataaAGGCTCTTAGGTTTCTTACACAAGCATGGCGCACAATACCATTCATCAGTTGGTGGTTCCTTAATACAAGGGATGCAACAAGGCAAATGAAATGCTGCTTCACAAGAATCACATATTAGCATCTTTAATGAACGATCCAAGCAGCCACAAGTATTGCATGCCAATAATGGGTTGGCATCATTGTCAGTGAATTCATTTTTAATTCTTGCTCTTGATTCAGTTATGAGTCCATCTTTTTTCAGTATGGCGATGCAAAGATCCCTTGGTGACATATGCTCAGTAATTGGTTCAGTAGGGCTGATATTTGAAGATGAACATTCAGGAGCATCCTTTTTGTCTAGAATCATGGAAGATGGTGACATATTTGAAACATTAGTACCAGAATTCGGCTCCGATGAAACCCCTGTAGGCCTTTCACAATCGAGGATATGACCTATCATGTTGGCTGTTGAATTGGAAGGTGTTGCTTCTGAGGAGACTGCAGGTAGCACTAATGACGACTGCTCATCAGAAGTTGTGCAACTTTGAGTCATCGTTTCTTTAGCCTCTTCATTCGTCGCAAGAGAATTTGAATCCTTATCCATCTTCTGCCTTTTATAAACAttgccatccttcttctgtGGAGATAGGGAGCACATTGTGTTGGCAGTTGGTAAATCAAAACTGCTTGTGGGTGAAAGGACTGTTTCTGTTAAGGTTGATTTGGATTCTTCAATTACATGTGAAGATAGTTCTCTGTAGTTATTTGAAGAGAGTCCATTCCATTTTGGAGTCATCTGTACAGCTCATGTGACAGCATGCAACAAACTGTTCAGAACCAAAATAAATCAACACTAGAATAAGAAAGTAAACTCATACTGAACAACTCTTCCTCTTTCGAGTTATAAGATCATACCTATCTGTTGCAGTATATTACTTAATAAGCTTTAAACATAATGAAGTAATCTGATCATCCAGTTCCTATGAATAAGTTCCTGTATGGTGGATAACGAAttagaaataattaagataaaAACTGGTTTAAGCTCTTACTCAATCTGCAAAAAAACAATCATAATACCAATATCAGTAAAGTGGATGCTAAAAGGTTTCAGTCATGCAACCTAATTCTTCCCAGTTTTCACAATTATACCTATTTTCCGAAACAGTGCAAAGAAACACAAATGAAACGACTATAATCCACAGGTTGACAGGCTTTCATCACTTATAAGAGCTTCGCTGacatttcaaaaatattttattatataacAGCACAAGCTACAAAGTATCAAATGACAACCAAGATGCCAGGGCACAGAATAAACAGATTTGTCCTGCGCATTcgaggaaaaaaaattgaataaacACATTCATCCCCATAACAATAACGAATCTTAGTGTATGCAGCAGGGTAAAACAAATGTTGGGTATAACAATGGATCAGCGGTGCAGGCATGCAATACTGCAGAAAGATGGGAGTTCTAACATTTCCACTCAAAATAATCAGGGGTTCAGTTTATCACCGAAAAATAATGAAATCAACTATATACAACCAggttactccctccatacttgaaaagaatgtcgttttggacaaggtttgggtcaaacattggaaatataaatcatgaataacttttaagtttttgagtttcaaaatacaaaaatcatatgaatagatttgtcttgaaaaatactttcataaaagtataaatatatcactttacgataaatatttttataaaaataagaagtcaaagttacgttttggagaccgtgtcgctgtccaaaacgacattcttttcaagtatggagggagtacatgacAAAGGAGGGAATGAAGCAGTGTAAAACCTCTGTTTACCCTCAACCTCAACTCATGTATTTTCCTCTATCCTTCAATCTTGATCCGAAATGCGGGCATCACCAGAGAAGTAGGAATTGATCTGTCACAAAGAGTCAATATTAGCTGAGCCACAAATTGAACCTAGATTTAATATATATGACAAAGAAATATCAGATTTAGTAAGTTTAGTAAAGTGCATGCCAATAACAGATCTATAGTCAGAGAAGGTATGAGGTAGGAATAGAGGATCAGGTATGGATAAGAGGATGACGGGAAACAACAGAGGGTAAACAGGGGTTGGGAGGGTAGACTACAGACAGCATGGGCCATTAAGGAGGGATGAGGGAGAGATAACGAGACCCTCCCCCACTACCACCTATGATAAGGTGAGGTGGCACCGTacataaataaattaaattaatatttcaaaagcaaataaataaatatcagCCAGAAAAGGAGAAACATGACCACGGTCAGGCAATCAGTCACCTAGCCAAGTAAAGCTCAATCCGGGACTTATGAGAATATCAAGTACCCGCTCCCTTCCCATGCCCTAGCGGGAAAAAAGCCCCCTCGCCCAATGCTGTTTCTCATTCATGGTAGCCCATAACCACACTATGTCACAATCTCCCAGAGCCATCGGCCACAGAAGCTCATCCCCACACTGCTACCTGCATCCCCATGCCTCATTCTTGTTGCAAGTCCTTCCACCTATTACCAGCGCTAACACCTACCTCTTTGATTGCTACCCTTTCCTCTGCCACCCGTTGCCGCCCATCTCATATGTACTGCCACCCCCATCCTCTGCTGGAAGAGCTGTTCTTTCCTGATCCACCATGTGTTCTCCTATTACCTGCCTAAGATGGTGACAGCACCTTGAAAATCATGGCTGGGGTGTCTAGCACAAAACGAAAATTTGGGTATGGACCGAAGCATATACGAACACGATGTGCCTAAGATAACTGTGTTTCCTTTTATGGCCTATAATTGggaacaaaatctacaaatacAAATTGGAAACAAATTCAGCATAGGGTTCAAGGATATCGAACTTTCTGCATAAATGATCTCAATAAATTAAGATAAATTCCAACTGGTTGAGATATCACTACATTGTTGACCATGACTGCATCTTTCCCTTCTTATCCTATCCTAGATCCTTGAATTTCAACTACCACATGGTGCCTTAAATTAACCACATACAGTCAGATACTTAATAAAAATATAGTTTAATTGCTGAAATTATCATGATAAAAATAAGCAGTTTAATTCGCTGAAGCTATCATGATGAAATAAGGAATTCATCAAGCACATAGTTGCTAAATTGCAGTGTTGTAACAGGAGATACCAGGCCCGTACAAAGGCATGGCGCAAGTAGCGCGACCGCACAGGGTCTCCAAATTTAAAGGGCCCCATAATCAGCAATTAGTCCACCTAAGCATGAGCTGCATTCCACGAATCCATTTCAACATGCACCAAAATATTGCAAACTAATGTGGTGCGACTCAAAGCCTTGTCTTCGAGGTTTTGATGTAGGATGCATGACATGATCGACGATAAGCGTAAGGACCACATCGCTAGTGCTGCGAGTTGTCGTCTACCAAGTACAGGTCTTGCTGTCCAAGAGCTTTTGCATGCtatttatttttgaaagggAACAAATGTTGTTTGTTATTGGAGTCTTACCGTTGCGGTCATATCCTCATATGTCTCATATTGTattctaattttttatttttcaattagGATGCCACGGTATCTAAGTGTGTTATTAGATTGGCTTCTTATCTCCTTGACTACTTCTGTTTATCTAGTGGATCAGTGGATGCTTACATTTCAGTTCTATTAACCTGGCATCATGGCATTTGCATCAAAATTTGATCACCAGCAGAGTAAATTATACACTAATAACCATGAACTTTATCTTTGttcttaatttaatttaattctaTTTGTAAAGTACCCAATAGTGTACCCAATAGTGTTTTTTGGGTCAGCTAATTAATTATGATGGCGTACCACTCTAGTTCATTTCTTCCCTCAAATTGTTTACACAAAATACCATTCTGGTTCATTTATAAACTTTTTAGGTCGACCCAATGATCTGAAATATATACAACTTGCATCCCCAAGTGGGGCCACATTTTATATTTCGCACCAGGGCCTCAAAAATATTGGTACGGCCCTAGGAGATACTAGCAGTTTTGAGGCACCATGTTGTGTCTGAGATTCATGGATAAGAGGGGGTCGATGTTGTTCAAGTCAAACACAAACTACACCAACGAGTTTAGGGAACTCGATCAAGAACTGTCTAATATGTAAAACCATTATAGCAAAATTGTTCATGATTTGCCTAAACAACCAACATATTCACACGATTTGTTCTCTCCTAAAAGCAAGTAATTAAATGCTCTGCATAACTGTCACGGAAGCAactaattcaaaaaaatatgtgcaTTCATAACTTCCCGTGGAAAACATTTAATTGTTGCCGGCTCATCAGGCAACTGGTGTTGAAAAATGGCATCCATAGGAAGAGCTTTGGCACTTCCTGGTGGCT
The genomic region above belongs to Panicum virgatum strain AP13 chromosome 8N, P.virgatum_v5, whole genome shotgun sequence and contains:
- the LOC120685273 gene encoding remodeling and spacing factor 1-like isoform X1, with protein sequence MTPKWNGLSSNNYRELSSHVIEESKSTLTETVLSPTSSFDLPTANTMCSLSPQKKDGNVYKRQKMDKDSNSLATNEEAKETMTQSCTTSDEQSSLVLPAVSSEATPSNSTANMIGHILDCERPTGVSSEPNSGTNVSNMSPSSMILDKKDAPECSSSNISPTEPITEHMSPRDLCIAILKKDGLITESRARIKNEFTDNDANPLLACNTCGCLDRSLKMLICDSCEAAFHLPCCIPCIKEPPTDEWYCAPCLCKKPKSLYGKLLEGKVKPSRNTNQRPHGMSHIEYMLKDAEPYVTGVRIGRDFQAEVPEWSGPTSSSDGYFDEPSEFDHAELTNFSLHKTSNQSQSSIGNWIQCRETLNPGDFDKQVVCGKWRRAPLYVVQTDDWDCFSCLLWDPAHADCAVPQELKTSDVLKQLKFVNTLKNQLVDQNQKPA
- the LOC120685273 gene encoding remodeling and spacing factor 1-like isoform X2, whose amino-acid sequence is MTPKWNGLSSNNYRELSSHVIEESKSTLTETVLSPTSSFDLPTANTMCSLSPQKKDGNVYKRQKMDKDSNSLATNEEAKETMTQSCTTSDEQSSLVLPAVSSEATPSNSTANMIGHILDCERPTGVSSEPNSGTNVSNMSPSSMILDKKDAPECSSSNISPTEPITEHMSPRDLCIAILKKDGLITESRARIKNEFTDNDANPLLACNTCGCLDRSLKMLICDSCEAAFHLPCCIPCIKEPPTDEWYCAPCLCKKPKSLYGKLLEGKVKPSRNTNQRPHGMSHIEYMLKDAEPYVTGVRIGRDFQAEVPEWSGPTSSDGYFDEPSEFDHAELTNFSLHKTSNQSQSSIGNWIQCRETLNPGDFDKQVVCGKWRRAPLYVVQTDDWDCFSCLLWDPAHADCAVPQELKTSDVLKQLKFVNTLKNQLVDQNQKPA